Proteins co-encoded in one Puntigrus tetrazona isolate hp1 chromosome 20, ASM1883169v1, whole genome shotgun sequence genomic window:
- the ttr gene encoding transthyretin, with protein MHLSSNMAKAVICMLLASLLACYRTAPVAFHGGSDALCPLTVKILDAVKGTPAGNIVLDIYRKDQGGAWEKIASGKVDMSGEVHNLISEEEFTPGLYRVEFDTKAYWKAEGRTPFHQVADVVFEAHAEGHRHYTLALLLSPFSYTTTAVVVKAHE; from the exons ATGCACTTGAGCTCTAACATGGCTAAAGCAGTGATTTGTATGCTTCTTGCATCTCTCCTCGCCTGCTATAGAACTGCACCAGTG GCTTTTCATGGTGGTTCCGATGCTCTCTGCCCTCTCACAGTAAAGATCCTGGATGCTGTGAAAGGGACTCCTGCTGGAAATATAGTTCTGGATATCTATCGCAAAGATCAAGGTGGGGCGTGGGAAAAGATTGCCAGTGG GAAAGTGGACATGAGCGGAGAAGTGCACAACTTGATCAGCGAGGAGGAGTTCACTCCAGGCTTGTATCGGGTGGAGTTTGACACTAAAGCCTACTGGAAGGCGGAGGGCCGTACACCTTTTCACCAGGTGGCCGAT GTGGTGTTTGAGGCTCACGCTGAGGGGCATCGTCATTACACTTTGGCTCTTCTGCTGAGCCCCTTCTCGTACACCACAACAGCTGTGGTCGTCAAAGCACACGAGTGA